One segment of Solanum lycopersicum chromosome 1, SLM_r2.1 DNA contains the following:
- the LOC138341736 gene encoding uncharacterized protein, with amino-acid sequence MEMKDSMLIKMNESFALGCDGILRYQDSLDVPDVDDLRTTIVAEAHGSRYSIHPSSTKMYHNLKKIYWWDDMKKDNADMWPSVLIVSRLTKSTQFFPLKSTYKDKDYARLYRDEIRSFQKSLGTQVNLRTVFHPQTDGQAKRTIQTLEDIFKTCVIYFRGRLDDHLPLTEFSYNNSYHSNIKMAPFEAQYRRRCRSPVGLFEVGD; translated from the exons atggagatgaaggactcaatgttgataaagatgaatgagtctttcgcTTTGGGATGTGATGGCATACTTAGGTATCAAGACAGCCTCGAtgtaccagatgtggatgatttgcggacCACGATTGttgcagaggcccatggttcaagatattccatacatcctagttccaccaagatgtatcataatCTTAAGaagatttattggtgggatgaCATGAAGAAGGACAATGCAGATATgtggccaagtgtcctaattgtcagcag attgactaagtctaCCCAATTTTTCCCTCtgaagtctacttacaaagaCAAGGACTATGCAAGACTCTACAgagatgagatt AGATCATTCCAGAAAAGCTTAGGCACGCAGGTAAATCTTAGGACtgtttttcatcctcagactgatgggcaggcaaAGCGCACCATTCAAACATTGGAGGACATATTCAAAACGTGTGTGATTTACTTCAGGGGTAGATTGGATGACCATTTGCCTTTGacagagttctcgtataataatagctatcactcaaacATTAAGatggcaccgtttgaggcaCAGTAtcgtaggaggtgtagatctccagttgggttgttcgaggttggagattaa